Proteins found in one Legionella pneumophila subsp. pascullei genomic segment:
- the rpsO gene encoding 30S ribosomal protein S15, with translation MSLNSAEKAEIINEYKRGDKDTGSPEVQVSLITSRIKYLTDHFKENKKDFHSRRGLQELVNKRRKLLKYLKRNDQDRYQTLIQNLGLRDSY, from the coding sequence ATGTCGCTAAATAGCGCGGAAAAAGCAGAAATTATTAATGAATACAAACGCGGTGATAAAGATACTGGTTCACCTGAAGTACAAGTTTCTTTAATTACAAGTCGCATTAAATATTTAACTGACCATTTTAAAGAAAATAAAAAAGATTTTCATTCGAGACGTGGCTTGCAAGAGTTGGTTAACAAGCGCCGCAAGTTACTAAAATATTTGAAGCGTAATGATCAAGATCGCTATCAAACATTAATCCAAAATCTGGGATTGAGAGATTCCTATTGA
- the truB gene encoding tRNA pseudouridine(55) synthase TruB, which yields MTTIEFQCSIDGILLLNKPKGITSNTALQKAKRLFGAKKAGHTGSLDPLATGMLPLCFGEATKICQYLLNADKCYETIGRLGIKTNTADCTGEVIFCLENYTVSNEELIETLERYKGKIKQIPSMFSALKHKGTPLYRFAREGIEIERKARDISINQLRLEQFDGEHFSLTVSCSKGTYIRNLVEDIGDALKVGAHMTKLHRLYTAGFENNRMYTLDELQDMSLPQRMDCLIPMDQAIQHLTPVILSDSEVTAIRQGKVILNKMDTGEGEHLRLYSEQSQFIGIGQTLIHGDIKAKRLISFAL from the coding sequence ATGACAACAATTGAATTCCAGTGTTCCATAGATGGAATCCTGTTATTAAATAAACCAAAGGGAATAACGTCAAATACTGCTCTCCAAAAAGCCAAACGCTTGTTTGGTGCTAAAAAAGCTGGCCACACAGGCAGTTTAGATCCTCTAGCAACTGGCATGTTGCCTCTCTGTTTTGGAGAAGCAACTAAAATTTGCCAGTATCTCCTCAATGCAGATAAATGCTATGAAACAATTGGAAGGTTAGGCATTAAAACAAATACGGCTGATTGTACTGGTGAAGTGATTTTTTGCCTTGAAAATTATACTGTTAGTAATGAGGAGTTAATTGAAACTTTAGAAAGGTATAAGGGTAAAATCAAACAAATCCCATCCATGTTTTCGGCTTTAAAACATAAAGGCACTCCTTTGTATCGATTTGCCAGAGAAGGGATAGAGATAGAGCGCAAGGCCAGGGATATTTCAATCAACCAATTGCGGTTGGAGCAATTTGATGGTGAACATTTTTCATTAACTGTATCATGCAGCAAAGGAACCTATATACGCAATTTAGTGGAAGATATTGGCGATGCGTTGAAGGTAGGAGCTCATATGACAAAATTGCACAGGCTCTATACTGCAGGGTTTGAAAATAATAGAATGTACACCCTTGATGAATTGCAGGATATGTCTTTACCACAAAGGATGGATTGCTTAATCCCAATGGATCAGGCTATTCAGCATTTAACACCGGTCATTCTTTCAGATTCTGAAGTAACAGCAATTCGCCAAGGCAAGGTGATTTTAAATAAAATGGATACTGGGGAAGGAGAGCATTTGCGTCTCTATAGTGAGCAATCTCAATTTATTGGCATTGGTCAAACTTTAATTCATGGTGATATTAAAGCAAAAAGGTTAATTTCTTTTGCATTATGA
- the rbfA gene encoding 30S ribosome-binding factor RbfA, with protein MSNNFKRTDRIAEMIQRKLALIIPQEIKDPRLKGFVTISAVKVAADLGHAKVYFTVLNEDKSVVTNILNGAASYLRSALARSITLRTVPQLHFIYDESIEYGQRLSRLIDEVNPPDSNSDDNN; from the coding sequence ATGAGTAATAATTTTAAACGAACTGACAGAATTGCCGAGATGATTCAGCGCAAATTAGCTTTGATCATTCCTCAGGAAATAAAAGATCCGCGTTTAAAGGGTTTTGTTACCATTTCAGCAGTCAAAGTGGCTGCCGATTTAGGTCACGCCAAAGTTTATTTTACCGTTCTTAATGAAGATAAATCAGTGGTTACCAATATATTAAATGGAGCAGCCAGTTATTTGAGAAGTGCTCTGGCAAGAAGCATTACGTTACGCACTGTGCCTCAACTCCATTTTATTTATGATGAATCGATTGAGTATGGGCAACGGCTAAGTCGATTAATTGATGAAGTAAATCCCCCTGATTCAAATAGCGATGACAACAATTGA
- the infB gene encoding translation initiation factor IF-2: MADVTVKQLAQVVGIPVERLLNQLQEAGLSFTDDQQTVNEEQKRILLNHLKGSSSRDINAAPERITLRRKSMSQVTVGHDVHSGKTVNIEVRKKKTFIKRSAIPEQPEIEEPVAPPVVEEPVHEEIPVVNEVSVENPELKETDEQQVIEPVAEIEETISEEESSSLEEDTAENQEALTDANSNILENLVDVSEVVVPVSKKEEVKPEKASKKKHLEQADSDISEFKKGKKKPKYHTFESDDEEQELHRRGGRSKFKKKKGTEKSDKYREAEESLTHGFALPTAPIIREVLIPETITVAELAKRMSVKAAEVIKVMMSLGAMATINQVIDQETSVIVVEEMGHKPVIIKEDAVEAGLGEAISKGTKTEGRAPVVTIMGHVDHGKTSLLDYIRRTKVAAGEAGGITQHIGAYHVSTPKGNITFLDTPGHAAFTAMRARGAQATDIVILIVAADDGVKPQTIEAIQHAKAAKVPIIVAINKMDKPDADPERVMNELSVQEVIPEAWGGDTMFVNISAKSGMGIDDLLDAILLQSEVLELKAVTDGAAKGVVIESRLDKGRGPVATVLVQSGTLHKGDILLAGFQYGRVRALVSDNGDLVDSAGPSIPVEVLGLSAIPHAGDEAVVVPDEKKAREVALFRQGRFRDVKLARRQKTSIEGIMENMTATESKVLNIVLKADVQGSLEAISDALTKLSTDEVKVEVISSGVGGITESDVHLAIASNAILIGFNVRADGTAKRLAEQESVSIHYYSVIYDIVDQIKGALTGMLAPQFKEEIIGIAEVRDVFKSPKIGAIAGCMVIEGVVKRNNPIRVLRSNVVIYEGTLESLRRFKDDVLEVRQGFECGIGVKNYNDVKPGDLIEVFETVEIKRDL, translated from the coding sequence ATGGCGGATGTGACGGTTAAACAATTAGCTCAAGTCGTTGGTATCCCGGTTGAGCGCTTATTGAACCAGTTACAGGAAGCAGGATTATCTTTTACTGATGATCAACAGACTGTGAATGAAGAACAAAAGAGGATCTTGCTTAATCATTTAAAAGGTAGCTCCAGTCGTGATATTAATGCTGCGCCTGAAAGAATAACTTTAAGACGTAAAAGCATGTCTCAAGTCACTGTTGGGCATGATGTGCATAGTGGAAAAACAGTTAATATTGAGGTTAGGAAGAAAAAAACTTTTATAAAAAGAAGTGCAATTCCCGAACAACCAGAGATAGAGGAGCCTGTAGCTCCACCTGTTGTTGAAGAGCCTGTCCATGAAGAAATCCCTGTTGTTAATGAAGTGTCTGTAGAAAATCCCGAATTAAAAGAGACAGATGAACAGCAAGTTATTGAACCTGTAGCAGAGATTGAAGAAACAATTAGTGAAGAGGAAAGTAGTAGTTTAGAGGAAGACACAGCAGAAAATCAGGAAGCATTAACCGATGCAAATTCGAATATTTTAGAGAATCTAGTGGATGTTTCCGAGGTTGTCGTTCCTGTTTCCAAGAAAGAAGAAGTTAAACCAGAGAAAGCAAGTAAAAAGAAACATCTTGAGCAAGCTGATTCTGATATTTCTGAATTTAAAAAAGGCAAGAAAAAACCAAAATATCATACTTTTGAATCCGATGATGAGGAACAAGAACTTCATCGCCGTGGCGGTCGAAGTAAATTTAAAAAGAAAAAGGGAACCGAAAAGTCTGATAAATACAGAGAGGCCGAAGAATCATTAACACATGGCTTCGCATTACCTACTGCTCCAATAATCAGAGAAGTCTTGATTCCTGAGACAATTACAGTAGCTGAACTGGCAAAACGAATGTCAGTAAAAGCAGCTGAAGTGATTAAGGTCATGATGTCTTTGGGGGCGATGGCAACAATTAATCAGGTCATTGATCAAGAAACGTCTGTAATCGTTGTAGAAGAAATGGGGCATAAACCGGTTATTATTAAAGAAGACGCTGTTGAAGCCGGTTTAGGTGAGGCCATTTCCAAAGGCACAAAAACAGAGGGGAGAGCCCCGGTTGTCACAATTATGGGACACGTTGACCATGGTAAAACTTCCTTACTAGACTATATTCGTCGAACCAAGGTTGCAGCTGGTGAAGCAGGCGGAATTACTCAACACATAGGTGCTTACCATGTCAGCACACCAAAAGGCAACATCACCTTTTTAGATACGCCAGGACATGCTGCATTTACAGCGATGAGAGCTCGCGGTGCACAGGCGACTGATATAGTCATTTTGATCGTGGCAGCTGATGATGGTGTTAAACCTCAGACTATTGAAGCGATACAGCATGCCAAAGCAGCCAAGGTTCCAATTATTGTTGCAATTAATAAAATGGATAAACCAGACGCTGATCCTGAACGAGTTATGAATGAATTATCGGTTCAAGAGGTTATTCCCGAGGCATGGGGTGGAGATACCATGTTTGTTAATATTTCAGCTAAATCGGGCATGGGTATAGATGATTTGCTGGATGCTATTTTATTGCAATCAGAAGTATTAGAGTTAAAGGCAGTAACTGATGGTGCTGCAAAAGGAGTTGTTATTGAATCCCGTCTGGATAAAGGACGAGGCCCTGTCGCAACTGTTTTAGTCCAAAGCGGAACGCTACATAAAGGTGATATTTTATTAGCTGGCTTTCAGTATGGGCGCGTACGTGCTTTGGTTAGCGACAACGGAGATTTGGTTGATAGCGCTGGCCCATCCATTCCAGTGGAAGTTCTCGGATTATCCGCTATTCCTCATGCAGGAGATGAAGCGGTAGTTGTACCAGATGAGAAAAAGGCCAGAGAAGTTGCTTTGTTTAGACAGGGTAGGTTCCGTGATGTGAAATTGGCCAGACGTCAAAAAACCTCAATAGAGGGTATTATGGAAAATATGACGGCTACTGAATCCAAGGTCTTGAACATTGTCTTGAAAGCGGACGTTCAAGGATCTCTGGAGGCAATTTCTGATGCATTGACCAAATTATCAACAGATGAAGTCAAGGTCGAGGTGATATCTAGTGGTGTTGGTGGAATAACGGAATCCGATGTTCATTTGGCTATCGCTTCTAATGCCATTTTAATTGGATTTAATGTGAGAGCTGATGGCACAGCTAAACGCCTTGCAGAACAAGAATCCGTATCGATTCATTATTATAGTGTTATTTATGATATAGTGGATCAGATAAAAGGTGCTTTAACGGGCATGCTTGCACCACAATTTAAAGAAGAAATCATTGGTATTGCTGAAGTTCGAGATGTATTCAAATCACCAAAAATCGGTGCTATTGCTGGATGTATGGTTATTGAAGGTGTTGTAAAGCGTAATAATCCAATACGTGTATTACGTTCAAATGTAGTGATTTATGAAGGTACCTTAGAGTCATTAAGGCGATTTAAAGATGACGTACTAGAAGTAAGACAAGGTTTTGAATGCGGTATCGGAGTAAAAAATTATAATGATGTGAAGCCTGGAGATTTAATCGAGGTTTTTGAAACAGTCGAAATTAAGCGTGACTTATAG
- the nusA gene encoding transcription termination factor NusA, translating into MSKELLLVAEALSNERGVSKDVIILAIQAALESATRKILGLDIGVRIKIDSKTGDYETFRYWDVVNEEELEFPDRQLTLEQAKERNPSLAVGDRIEEIIPSIEFGRIEAQTARQVIMQKVREAERELIIDQFRSKLGQLIYGTVKKVTRDNVIIDLGGKAEAFLPRSEMLPHEMFRPNDRVRAYLYEITPQARGPQLFVSRTRNEMLIELFRIEVPEIGENIIDIKAAARDPGNRAKIAVKTNDGRIDPIGACVGMRGARVQAVSSELGGERVDIILWDDNPAQLVINAMAPADITSIVVDEDTHTMDLAVAKEQLSQAIGRNGQNVRLASQLTGWTLNVMTTEEFESKNQEESSKIVNLFTGALEIDEEIASLLVAHGFSSLEEVAYVPKEELLAIEEFDEEIVEELRNRANDKLLEMALSSGKGLSGTPDDSLLSMEGMTEDLANKLASKGITTMEDLAEQSVDELMEIEGITEEKAGALIMKAREPWFQ; encoded by the coding sequence ATGAGCAAAGAATTGTTATTAGTTGCTGAGGCATTATCAAACGAAAGAGGCGTTAGTAAAGACGTTATTATACTTGCCATTCAGGCTGCACTGGAATCTGCAACTCGAAAGATTCTTGGTTTGGATATAGGTGTGCGCATCAAAATAGATTCTAAAACAGGCGACTATGAAACCTTCAGGTACTGGGACGTGGTCAATGAAGAAGAATTAGAGTTTCCAGATCGTCAATTGACCTTGGAGCAAGCAAAAGAGCGAAATCCCTCACTTGCTGTTGGCGATCGCATTGAAGAAATTATTCCTTCCATAGAATTTGGAAGAATAGAAGCGCAAACGGCGCGGCAAGTTATTATGCAAAAAGTGCGAGAAGCAGAACGTGAATTGATCATAGACCAATTCCGTAGCAAACTTGGACAGCTAATCTATGGAACTGTAAAAAAAGTAACTCGTGATAATGTGATCATTGATTTAGGTGGTAAAGCAGAAGCTTTCTTGCCTCGGTCTGAAATGTTACCCCATGAAATGTTTCGTCCTAATGACAGAGTTCGAGCCTATCTATATGAAATCACGCCCCAAGCAAGAGGGCCGCAATTGTTCGTAAGCAGAACTCGAAATGAAATGCTGATTGAATTATTCCGTATTGAAGTTCCAGAAATTGGTGAAAACATAATTGATATCAAAGCTGCAGCGCGTGATCCTGGAAATAGAGCAAAAATTGCTGTTAAAACCAATGATGGACGTATTGACCCTATCGGTGCTTGTGTTGGTATGCGTGGAGCAAGGGTTCAAGCAGTTTCAAGTGAGTTAGGTGGTGAGCGAGTTGATATCATTTTATGGGATGATAATCCTGCTCAATTAGTCATAAATGCTATGGCTCCAGCTGATATCACATCTATCGTTGTGGATGAAGACACGCATACTATGGATTTAGCAGTAGCGAAAGAACAGTTATCACAAGCAATTGGTCGAAACGGACAAAATGTTCGTTTAGCTAGCCAACTGACCGGTTGGACATTGAATGTCATGACAACAGAAGAGTTTGAAAGCAAGAATCAAGAGGAATCAAGTAAAATAGTCAATCTGTTTACTGGTGCGTTAGAAATTGATGAGGAAATAGCTTCATTATTGGTAGCTCACGGATTTTCTTCTCTCGAAGAAGTAGCGTATGTTCCTAAGGAAGAATTGCTCGCTATTGAAGAGTTTGATGAAGAGATAGTTGAAGAGTTAAGAAACAGAGCAAATGATAAGTTGTTGGAGATGGCGTTGTCATCCGGTAAAGGCTTATCTGGTACTCCAGACGATTCACTTCTCAGTATGGAAGGTATGACAGAGGATTTGGCAAATAAATTAGCAAGTAAAGGAATTACGACAATGGAAGATCTTGCAGAACAATCTGTAGATGAATTAATGGAAATTGAAGGGATTACTGAAGAAAAAGCGGGTGCTTTAATTATGAAAGCAAGAGAACCATGGTTTCAATAA
- the rimP gene encoding ribosome maturation factor RimP, translated as MINDDLIVLLEPIIKNMGYELWGCEYLSQGKHSLLRIYIDKPDGIGIDDCQEVSKQVSALLDVEDPIPGHYSLEISSPGIPRPLFSIWQYQRYIGYEIHIKTFKPVNGKRKLSGIIVSASEDTIVLNINNEHQEILLSNIVKANLTV; from the coding sequence ATGATAAATGATGACTTGATAGTGCTTTTAGAGCCTATAATTAAAAATATGGGTTATGAACTTTGGGGTTGTGAATATCTTTCCCAAGGGAAACACTCATTATTAAGAATTTATATAGATAAACCAGATGGAATAGGAATCGATGACTGTCAGGAAGTGAGTAAACAAGTCAGTGCTTTGCTTGATGTTGAAGACCCTATTCCAGGGCACTATAGTTTAGAAATATCATCTCCTGGGATACCCCGGCCACTGTTTAGTATCTGGCAATATCAGCGTTACATTGGTTATGAAATTCATATAAAAACTTTTAAGCCAGTAAATGGGAAACGAAAATTATCAGGTATTATTGTTTCAGCATCAGAAGATACAATAGTATTGAATATTAATAATGAACATCAAGAAATACTTTTATCAAATATTGTGAAAGCAAATTTGACAGTCTAG
- the nuoN gene encoding NADH-quinone oxidoreductase subunit NuoN, whose amino-acid sequence MMTLLENIHVAIPEMIILITACLALLADLFFRHKFKSIAFYISCIGILVSALVSFLFIGSYKIFIFNKLFISDDISHLMKLFIDITVLLSFIYSQNYLDERQMPSGDYYVLGLFSILGMMTLVSAHSLLTLYLGLELMSLPLYAMTAIRRTDSDASEAAMKYFVMGAIASGMLLYGISLVYGATGKLDLLDIANAVAVNWQQQNTLFTFAMVFILAGVGFKLAAVPFHMWAPDVYQGAPSSVTLFISTAPKIAALGMALRFLTIGLVDITVQWQQIILVMSLLSTGIGNLLAVIQTRIKRLLAYSAISHIGYALFGVLAASSAGYAAALYYILIYAVMSAAGFGLIVLMSNHGMEIDSIDDLKGLNKRNPWLAFMMLLVMFSMAGVPPTVGFFTKLLVLKALVDAHMTWLAVVGLLFTVIGAYYYLRIVKIMYFDQPENEDIVRIGTGNTIVYSLNCLSLLYLGIFPGALIAACINAFAN is encoded by the coding sequence ATGATGACATTACTAGAAAATATCCATGTAGCAATACCAGAAATGATTATTTTAATTACTGCGTGCTTGGCATTGCTTGCTGACTTGTTCTTTCGTCATAAATTCAAATCAATTGCATTTTATATTTCTTGTATAGGAATTTTAGTATCAGCGCTGGTAAGCTTCCTTTTTATAGGAAGCTACAAGATATTTATATTCAACAAGTTATTTATAAGTGATGATATAAGTCATTTAATGAAACTGTTTATTGATATCACAGTATTATTAAGTTTTATCTATTCCCAAAACTATCTAGATGAACGCCAAATGCCATCTGGTGATTATTATGTTCTGGGATTATTTTCAATACTAGGCATGATGACCCTAGTCTCAGCACACTCTTTGTTGACGCTTTATCTGGGCTTGGAATTAATGTCGTTGCCTTTGTATGCAATGACAGCCATCCGCCGGACTGATAGTGATGCCTCTGAAGCGGCAATGAAGTATTTTGTAATGGGAGCTATTGCCTCTGGGATGCTGTTGTATGGTATATCTTTGGTATACGGTGCTACAGGCAAACTTGACTTGTTAGATATTGCCAATGCGGTTGCTGTAAATTGGCAGCAACAAAACACTCTTTTTACTTTTGCTATGGTATTTATACTTGCAGGAGTCGGATTTAAACTGGCCGCAGTTCCTTTTCATATGTGGGCTCCAGACGTCTATCAAGGAGCGCCAAGCTCTGTAACACTATTTATTAGTACAGCACCTAAGATTGCAGCACTAGGGATGGCACTACGGTTTTTGACTATTGGATTAGTCGATATTACCGTTCAATGGCAGCAAATTATTTTAGTAATGTCACTGCTTTCCACCGGTATAGGTAATTTATTAGCAGTTATTCAAACCAGGATCAAGCGCTTGTTAGCTTATTCTGCAATTTCTCATATAGGGTATGCTTTGTTTGGGGTTTTAGCTGCTAGCTCTGCTGGTTATGCAGCCGCTCTATATTATATTTTGATTTATGCTGTTATGTCTGCAGCAGGTTTTGGCTTAATTGTATTGATGTCAAATCATGGAATGGAAATTGATAGCATTGATGACTTAAAGGGTTTAAATAAAAGAAATCCATGGCTAGCGTTTATGATGCTATTAGTCATGTTTTCAATGGCTGGTGTGCCCCCGACTGTTGGCTTCTTTACAAAATTGTTGGTTTTGAAGGCATTAGTGGACGCACATATGACTTGGTTAGCGGTAGTAGGTTTGCTATTTACAGTGATAGGAGCTTATTATTATTTGCGAATTGTTAAAATTATGTATTTTGATCAACCAGAAAATGAAGATATTGTAAGGATTGGTACAGGCAATACCATAGTTTACTCGCTTAATTGCCTCTCTTTGCTTTATTTAGGTATTTTCCCAGGCGCACTAATCGCTGCATGTATTAATGCATTTGCAAATTAA
- a CDS encoding complex I subunit 4 family protein, with protein MHYLLNLLIWLPILGGVFVLLTGDDKNPNVSRYLTLFTILLCLVLCIPLVKGFDLQSFGMQFIEEIPWMPALGINYTLGIDGLSLLLIVLTIFTNLIVILATWDSISKRVSQYLSAFLIMQGLLVGVFSAMDAIVFYIFWEATLIPMYLIIGIWGSDNRVYAAIKFFLYTFLGSVLMLASFLYMGYIAGSFKIETFYAIKLGMTAQTLIFIAFFLGFAIKIPMFPVHTWLPDAHTEAPAGGSVVLAAILLKLGAYGFIRFSLPIVPDACSKYAPLMVALSLIAVVYIGLIAIVQKDMKKLIAYSSISHMGFVTLGCFAIFAIARHAGLSNAGLILEGAIVVMISHAFVSSAMFAGVGFIYDRMHTRLLADFGGIVNTMPIFASFFMLFAMANAGLPGTSGFVGEFMVILGSIKAGFWVAFWAATTLIIGAAYTLWMYKRVIFGPIANEKVAALKDISGFELSAYVLLAIMVIALGVYPKPMLEFVHQTVSHTLALADKSKL; from the coding sequence ATGCATTATTTGCTCAATTTATTAATTTGGTTACCGATACTAGGTGGCGTTTTTGTTTTGCTGACCGGAGATGATAAAAATCCGAATGTATCGCGTTATTTAACATTATTCACCATACTTCTTTGTTTAGTGCTCTGCATACCTTTAGTTAAAGGATTTGATCTGCAATCTTTTGGCATGCAGTTTATTGAAGAAATTCCCTGGATGCCGGCATTGGGTATTAATTATACCCTTGGTATTGATGGCCTATCTTTACTTTTAATCGTTTTAACAATTTTTACTAATTTAATAGTGATTTTGGCTACGTGGGATAGCATTAGTAAAAGAGTTTCCCAATACCTATCAGCGTTTTTAATTATGCAAGGGCTTCTGGTCGGTGTATTTTCTGCCATGGATGCTATTGTATTTTATATTTTCTGGGAAGCAACCTTGATACCAATGTATCTTATTATAGGTATCTGGGGTTCTGATAATCGAGTTTATGCGGCAATAAAATTTTTCTTATATACCTTTTTAGGCTCGGTTCTTATGCTGGCCAGCTTCTTATATATGGGCTACATTGCGGGTTCATTTAAGATCGAAACCTTTTATGCCATTAAATTAGGCATGACCGCACAAACATTAATTTTTATTGCTTTTTTCTTGGGCTTCGCAATAAAAATACCAATGTTTCCAGTTCATACCTGGTTGCCAGATGCCCATACTGAAGCACCTGCTGGTGGTTCTGTCGTTTTAGCGGCAATTTTGCTAAAACTCGGTGCTTATGGGTTTATCCGTTTTTCTCTGCCGATAGTACCGGATGCTTGTAGTAAATATGCCCCTTTGATGGTTGCATTGTCCTTGATTGCAGTGGTTTATATAGGATTAATCGCTATTGTTCAGAAGGATATGAAAAAACTAATTGCCTATTCTTCAATTTCACACATGGGGTTTGTAACCTTGGGTTGTTTTGCTATATTTGCAATTGCACGTCATGCGGGTTTAAGCAATGCTGGATTAATCCTTGAGGGTGCAATTGTCGTCATGATATCGCACGCCTTTGTCTCAAGTGCAATGTTTGCTGGTGTTGGATTTATATATGATCGTATGCATACAAGGTTGCTTGCAGACTTTGGTGGAATAGTAAATACCATGCCCATATTCGCTTCTTTTTTTATGCTTTTTGCTATGGCTAATGCCGGCTTGCCAGGAACATCCGGATTTGTTGGTGAGTTTATGGTGATATTAGGTAGCATAAAGGCGGGTTTTTGGGTTGCTTTTTGGGCAGCAACCACATTGATTATTGGGGCGGCATATACGCTATGGATGTATAAAAGAGTGATCTTTGGACCTATAGCCAATGAAAAAGTAGCAGCTCTAAAAGATATATCAGGCTTTGAATTAAGTGCTTATGTATTACTTGCAATAATGGTCATTGCTCTAGGAGTGTATCCAAAACCCATGTTAGAGTTTGTGCATCAAACTGTAAGTCATACTTTGGCATTAGCTGATAAATCTAAACTCTAA